A region of Esox lucius isolate fEsoLuc1 chromosome 3, fEsoLuc1.pri, whole genome shotgun sequence DNA encodes the following proteins:
- the tep1 gene encoding telomerase protein component 1 has product MKSLPFLSLRGSQDQQAGSGGLSSNYLGENMENKLLAQASVLPQALSVPLSWASQTSRLTSTTSTLLSTPSLTSPSLTSPFLTSSLLTSTLLNSPLVSTENKLLKRDSLLSSGSSSFPSPSSRGHVFPSALAPSCNVVPPTCLPPPVLEVEDGQSASEEVMSDSEEMSVDSYRGGLMAGETEVSTEMPVLELVLDEEELDPTIAIGKQEFGERERGKDELEEELKDKKYLLLNEVCCSLVNKTTAPGQKDWDAEDSIWKRIQNLAIDISTDDPQFLLKVAVYTRQELNIRITANFLLALAAHLPTTKPHVRRYFCSAVQLPSDWLEVVRLYSMCFSRSLPICLKKALGDKFKQFNEYQLAKYNTRKHCCKHNRSKQKSKKPFPNQFEKWGNMLGCDAHVLQKFLKMEENTVVDKKQSDFSLKKMIKRLHIKEPAQHVMAILGKRYPSDLKAFSRSGLSGVWDSKRAGQRMKLKQPDTWERMLSKEGNKASTWEKLIDSNSLPFMAMLRNLRNMITQGISDKHHQTILGRLTSQKAVIQSRQFPFRFLTAYKVIMELNKIASAPVKTAQSNREILKGILKKLPKGKNFIKLDWETAGRKRMRVALGVPFVSHMYHMKKSLLQKASQRKYSQALLARYRKALETAVQISCRYNVPPLPGRTMIFINRYFSDECWGVPHDFCCPSDPEPREGEEVEEKVTPTLLEVALLLSMIIAHNAEDPQLVMFTCSDCSTVESLKSDVLLENVSQVMKQVNESSDDEDDCQEEKISIYINREMTLKKKVDTIIMLSDNELDDGVNIGIDQYRKNVNNNALIIKIYLGKRPIDITNDRNCVKLKGFSEQILRFVAERGSSRLLEHVDNMDKLYRIPPPQGGAEDTKRDAITPLPATPSLRWRGVRVFVSSTFRDMQAERDVLVRSVFPELRRRAAQHCLYLQEVELRWGVTEEETGRIVELCLSEVCRSQLLIGILGERYGLVPPRPSFPDLPQYSWLDSAPSGLSITEMEIRQFQALHPDTVQKHMFCYFRTPHLSRTVPVAWRADFAPESKEAETKMSDLKRSILNSGAKVTESYPCQWGGIVDGKPYMKGLEDFGKAVLQDLWGALLKHFVEETHKHDPRPGLSEQEVHQGALQRQFFGRAKLLSAAVEQVQEAQLKGGMVLLEGAPGEGKTVFMAALAKALSTPTKSQKVHRGDVISYSTAASKSACTVENLLHCLVQWLWRGKEKEGSLLPSSYKDLLSEFHFQLCEARKDQPLALLVDGAELVQDGRGKLISDWIPQQLPQGVSLVLSVTSNSALLRVLAKKKRTILFPLGQLSLPDRKEIVQRGLGVHGKKLSDSAFNNQLQTLLMKKGAVSPLYLHLACEELRAFASFEKMSDSLQALPPSLSGLVQHSLGRLLSQYRDIGLGWALAALAVSRTGLKERDLYAILNICHDLTSGGEKATLQDMLHLARKPKRRVPMATFSHMVRSLHSLIDPSHCHGPDDPLALTNPEVRLAFKKELLLPGESDWTKGHLLMAAHLWEMADPQGTDTFLHCEASSILNLPFHLMRGGQWEALHCLLSSYHFLFAEVRNGLLHHLLETYSLFLSEGVGSSTSSDPVSEEAPSRLQDCLRFLQRHAPLLSSWPTLFLQQALNEPHHTAAHAWAQGMMGKEGKGVHVMRWLNNEQDAQLETSELVSTFLSEPTCAVVSPGGGVMAVGTGQGTLHLIHTETGQEVRSLVSSCDGISGCVFLREGLMGTTSFDGRIELWDVESGCRTSLIDGHSNRITGSDVSADRKHLATVSLDSSLKVWSSPKGSLVTALTSPSPLNCVQFDPEGHHVAAGGWDGVVRLWNWLKGHVTTLSGHRRAVRSLSFSPSSHMLCSGCLSGEVRLWSVPSATCVGHYQAHRGSTEVLTFLQAGTILLSASSDYTVKLWSGGLGRAVNVFEKKRESVVQRGRMLPTKEPAALCVAVTGGYAAVGYHGDGLKLFSLESGERTWESQDLQVSILCLMWLSAEEPKLLVSGGGDQQLRVWKKTEGGEAGMMLQGCFGVQQGPILSLAQNHSYLASASDDCSIGLWSVKDLTSDPWVNPCVRSVLRGHNGGVTCLAFSTDGKELLSGGKDQALMVWKVSSSPPALVQSLPHCHGDWITGCAWGSDCVMSCSSDCKIRLWDLKKGHLVREILGRSSLSAICCLGEFVIAGCAEGDLHVWKWDSGMEISRISAHKSRIHHCSVLPDSDETQKTEQKDMVVATASDDGTVKLWQPFQVQHHSTLQGHSGGIHGVVAKQNGVPAFLTVSEDRSLRTWSVSTAMECPPNLRGAVTAVCISQSGDLLLSGYESGRVEIWKHTSVVGSKQVSASGVTAICFMPEGQFAVGCRESSVSVWKLEWNPQHNAASLLKVSTHSVPSIVSSLHFCTILLGICDNGDIVNVLAETANERWCGESRFLGLVANDEKSTWLVGEKNGNILLCFVFAMGQQTSLYSSCVDMELALETGGTDGWLSAGTVNRDLVVCGDSKGNMWFNQPPNVNSWSRRKPAHSDRISVLRVTDDKIISASHDRTVKMWDRETKKQVGLFVCGAPVLVLELNPHCCTELVCGDAMGELYLLSWRE; this is encoded by the exons ATGAAGTCATTGCCTTTTCTTTCACTTCGTGGGTCACAGGACCAACAGGCTGGATCAGGGGGACTTTCATCCAACTACCTTGGAGAGAACATGGAGAACAAACTTCTGGCCCAGGCCTCTGTTCTGCCTCAGGCCCTCTCTGTGCCCTTATCCTGGGCATCCCAGACCTCCAGGCTAACATCTACCACATCCACCCTCCTCTCCACGCCCTCCCTcacttctccctccctcacttctccctttctcacctcctctctcctcacatccACCCTACTGAACTCTCCACTCGTTAGCACAGAAAACAAGCTCCTAAAGAGGGATTCACTCCTTTCCTCTGGttcctcctctttcccctctccctcctcccgtGGCCATGTGTTCCCTTCAGCCCTGGCACCCTCCTGTAATGTTGTGCCTCCTACCTGCCTTCCTCCTCCTGTTCTGGAGGTAGAAGATGGGCAGTCTGCCTCTGAGGAGGTGATGTCTGACTCAGAAGAGATGAGTGTG GACTCTTACCGAGGCGGCCTCATGGCTGGGGAGACAGAGGTGTCCACAGAGATGCCTGTCCTGGAATTGGTATTGGATGAGGAGGAGTTGGACCCAACCATAGCAATTGGGAAACAGGAGtttggtgagagagagaggggaaaagatgAACTGGAAGAAGAACTGAAAGACAAAAAG TACCTGCTGCTTAATGAGGTGTGCTGTTCTTTGGTGAATAAAACCACTGCTCCTGGCCAGAAGGATTGGGATGCAGAGGACAGTATCTGGAAAAGGATACAGAACTTGGCCATAGATATCTCTACTGACGATCCCCAATTTCTTCTCAAG GTTGCAGTGTACACCAGACAGGAATTAAACATCCGTATCACAGCTAATTTCCTACTAGCTCTTGCTGCCCATCTACCCACCACCAAGCCACATGTGCGTAGGTACTTCTGTTCAGCCGTCCAGCTGCCATCAGACTGGCTGGAAGTAGTGAGGCTCTACAGCATG TGTTTCAGCCGTTCTTTGCCAATCTGCCTGAAGAAAGCCCTTGGAGACAAGTTCAAGCAGTTCAATGAGTATCAGTTGGCCAAATACAACACACGCAAACATTGCTGCAAACACAATCGCTCTAAACAAAAAAGCAAG AAACCATTCCCAAACCAGTTTGAAAAGTGGGGAAATATGCTGGGATGTGATGCCCACGTTCTACAGAAATTT TTGAAGATGGAGGAGAACACAGTGGTAGATAAGAAGCAAAGTGACTTCAGTCTGAAGAAGATGATCAAGAGGCTTCACATCAAAGAGCCTGCCCAGCATGTCATGGCCATTCTGGGAAAGAG GTACCCTAGTGATCTTAAGGCATTCTCCCGCAGTGGGCTCAGTGGAGTGTGGGACAGCAAGAGGGCTGGACAGCGCATGAAGCTTAAACAGCCGGATACATGGGAACGCATGCTCAGCAAAGAGGGCAACAAAGCCTCCACATGGGAAAAGCTGATtg aCAGTAACTCACTGCCCTTCATGGCCATGCTAAGAAACCTGAGGAACATGATAACTCAGGGCATTAGTGACAAGCATCATCAGACGATTCTGGGAAGACTGACTTCCCAA AAAGCAGTGATTCAGAGCAGACAGTTCCCATTTCGCTTCCTCACCGCCTATAAGGTCATAATGGAGCTCAACAAGATCG CCAGTGCACCAGTGAAAACCGCCCAGAGCAATAGGGAGATCTTGAAGGGCATTCTGAAGAAGCTGCCTAAGGGCAAGAACTTCATTAAACTGGACTGGGAGACGGCTGGGCGCAAGAGGATGAGGGTGGCATTAGGTGTGCCCTTTGTCTCCCATATGTACCACATGAAGAAAAGTCTTCTGCAGAAAGCCAG tCAGAGAAAATATTCGCAGGCCCTTCTGGCGCGGTACCGCAAGGCTCTGGAGACAGCAGTGCAGATCTCATGCCGTTACAACGTGCCTCCCCTCCCTGGCCGCACCATGATCTTCATCAACCGTTACTTTAGTGACGAGTGCTGGGGTGTCCCCCATGACTTCTGCTGCCCATCTGACCCAGAGCccagagaaggagaagaagttGAGGAGAAAGTTACGCCCACT TTGCTGGAGGTGGCGCTGTTGCTGTCAATGATCATTGCCCACAACGCTGAGGATCCGCAGCTGGTAATGTTCACCTGCTCTGATTGTTCAACCGTCGAAAGTCTCAAGTCAGACGTGCTGTTGGAAAATGTCAGCCAAGTCATGAAGCAGGTGAAC gAGTCTTCGGATGATGAAGATGATTGCCAGGAAGAAAAAATCTCCATCTACATTAACAGAGAGATGACACTGAAAAAGAAG GTGGACACTATAATTATGCTCTCTGATAATGAATTAGACGATGGCGTGAACATAGGGATTGACCAGTACAGGAAGAACGTGAACAACAATGCCCTCATTATTAAAATCTACTTAGGTAAAAG GCCTATCGATATAACCAACGACAGgaactgtgttaaactgaaagGCTTTAGCGAACAGATCCTCAG GTTTGTGGCTGAGAGAGGCTCGTCCAGACTGTTGGAGCATGTGGACAACATGGACAAGCTGTATCGCATACCCCCGCCACAGGGGGGTGCTGAAGACACTAAAAGAGATGCCATCACCCCACTTCCTGCCACTCCCAGCCTGAG GTGGCgcggtgtgcgtgtgtttgtctcCTCCACGTTCAGAGACATGCAAGCTGAGCGGGATGTTCTGGTGCGCAGCGTGTTTCCTGAGCTCCGGCGCCGTGCCGCGCAACACTGTCTCTACCTTCAGGAGGTGGAACTCCGCTGGGGTGTGACCGAGGAGGAGACGGGGCGAATAGTGGAGCTCTGCCTGTCCGAGGTGTGCCGCAGTCAGTTACTGATAGGCATTCTGGGAGAGCGATATGGACTGGTGCCTCCCCGTCCATCCTTCCCGGACCTGCCACAGTACAGCTGG ctgGATTCTGCTCCATCTGGGTTGTCCATTACAGAGATGGAGATTCGACAGTTTCAAGCCCTTCATCCAGACACGGTGCAGAAACACATGTTTTGTTACTTCAGGACACCCCACCTTTCCAG AACTGTTCCTGTAGCGTGGAGGGCAGACTTTGCTCCTGAGTCCAAGGAGGCTGAAACCAAAATGTCTGACCTGAAAAGGAGTATCCTGAATAGTGGAGCAAAAGTAACTGAGAG TTACCCCTGTCAGTGGGGTGGTATTGTTGATGGGAAGCCCTATATGAAAGGACTGGAAGACTTTGGAAAGGCAGTGCTGCAGGACCTTTGGGGGGCACTGTTGAAGCACTTTGTGGAG GAAACACACAAGCATGATCCCAGGCCAGGTCTGTCAGAGCAGGAAGTTCACCAGGGCGCCTTGCAGCGACAGTTCTTTGGACGTGCCAAGCTGCTGTCTGCTGCCGTGGAGCAGGTGCAGGAGGCTCAGCTTAAAGGAGGAATGGTGCTGCTAGAGGGAGCTCCAGGAGAGGGCAAAACGGTCTTCATG GCTGCTTTGGCAAAGGCCCTTAGCACTCCTACCAAGTCCCAGAAAGTCCATAGAGGGGATGTCATCTCCTACTCTACTGCTGCTAGCAAATCGGCATGCACTGTGGAGAACCTTCTACACTGCCTTGTGCAGTGGTTATGGAGAGGCAAGGAAAAAGAGGGCTCTCTACTTCCTTCCTCTTATAA AGATCTGCTGTCAGAATTCCACTTCCAGTTGTGTGAGGCCAGAAAGGACCAACCTCTGGCCTTGCTAGTTGATGGGGCAGAGCTTGTGCAGGATGGTAGGGGAAAGCTGATCTCTGATTGGATACCCCAGCAGCTTCCTCAG GGTGTGTCTTTGGTGCTCAGTGTCACCTCAAATTCAGCCCTTCTGCGAGTCCTCGCCAAGAAGAAAAGAACTATTTTGTTTCCTTTAGGACAACTGTCTTTGCCCGACAGAAAGGAGATCGTTCAGAGGGGACTTGGAGTTCATGGGAAGAAGCTTAGTGACTCTGCCTTTAATAATCAG CTTCAGACCCTTCTGATGAAGAAGGGAGCAGTGAGTCCACTCTATCTGCACCTGGCCTGTGAGGAACTCCGGGCCTTTGCTTCCTTTGAGAAG atgaGTGACAGTCTGCAGGCTCTTCCCCCGTCCCTGAGTGGTCTGGTGCAGCACAGCCTGGGCCGACTGCTGTCCCAGTACAGAGACATAGGACTGGGCTGGGCGCTGGCCGCCTTGGCTGTCAGCCGGACGG GCCTGAAGGAGAGAGATCTGTATGCCATCCTGAATATATGCCATGACCTGACTTCTGGAGGAGAGAAGGCAACACTGCAGGATATGCTGCACTTAGCCAGGAAGCCCAAAAGGCGCGTCCCAATGGCAACCTTCTCCCACATGGTTCGGAGTCTACACAG CCTGATTGATCCGTCCCACTGTCACGGCCCTGACGACCCCCTGGCCCTGACCAATCCAGAGGTCAGACTGGCCTTTAAAAAAGAGCTTCTCCTCCCAGGGGAGTCTGACTGGACCAAAGGTCATCTCTTGATGGCAG CCCATCTTTGGGAGATGGCTGATCCTCAGGGAACAGACACATTTCTCCACTGTGAGGCCAGCTCCATCTTGAATCTGCCTTTCCACCTG aTGAGAGGAGGCCAGTGGGAGGCTCTACACTGCCTGCTTTCCAGTTATCATTTCCTTTTTGCTGAAGTGCGCAATGGCCTCCTACACCACCTCCTGGAAACCTACAGCTTGTTTTTGTCAGAAGGTGTTGGCTCATCCACCTCTTCAG ATCCTGTGTCAGAGGAAGCCCCGAGTCGTCTGCAAGACTGTCTGAGGTTCCTGCAGCGCCACGCCCCTCTCCTGTCGTCTTGGCCAACCTTGTTCCTGCAGCAAGCTCTCAACGAGCCCCACCACACCGCTGCCCACGCATGGGCGCAAGGCATGATGGGGAAAGAAGGAAAAGGGGTACATGTGATGAGGTGGCTGAACAATGAACAAGATGCCCAACTGGAGACCAG TGAGCTGGTCTCCACCTTCCTTTCGGAGCCCACCTGTGCGGTTGTGAGTCCTGGGGGTGGGGTCATGGCAGTTGGAACCGGACAGGGTACCCTCCACCTCATCCACACAGAGACTGGCCAG GAAGTGAGGTCACTGGTGAGCAGCTGTGACGGCATCTCTGGATGTGTTTTCCTCAGAGAGGGACTTATGGGAACTACTTCTTTTGATGGACGCATTGAGTTGTGGGATGTTGAGAGTGGCTGCAG GACTTCCCTCATTGATGGGCACTCAAACCGAATAACAGGAAGTGATGTCAGTGCAGACAGGAAGCACCTTGCAACTGTGTCCTTGGACTCCAGCCTTAAA GTGTGGTCTTCTCCAAAGGGCAGTCTGGTCACAGCCCTCACCAGCCCAAGCCCACTGAACTGTGTGCAGTTTGACCCTGAAGGTCATCATGTTGCCGCCGGGGGTTGGGATGGGGTTGTGCGCCTGTGGAACTGGCTGAAGGGCCACGTCACG ACTCTCTCGGGTCACCGGAGGGCCGTCCGCagtctgtccttctctccctcttcccatATGCTGTGCTCTGGCTGTCTGTCCGGAGAGGTGAGGCTGTGGTCAGTTCCGTCCGCCACCTGCGTGGGGCACTACCAGGCTCACCGTGGTTCCACAGAGGTGCTCACCTTCCTGCAAGCTGGGACCATACTCCTCAGTGCTAGCTCTGACTACACG GTCAAGTTGTGGTCTGGCGGTCTGGGTCGTGCTGTGAAtgtatttgaaaagaaaagg GAGTCTGTTGTTCAGAGGGGCAGGATGCTGCCAACCAAGGAGCCAGCAGCTTTATGTGTTGCTGTTACTGGTGGCTATGCTGCAGTGGGTTACCATGGTGATGGGCTGAAGCTCTTCAGTCTTGAATCGG GTGAGAGGACGTGGGAGAGCCAGGACCTGCAGGTGTCCATCCTGTGCCTGATGTGGCTCTCAGCAGAAGAACCCAAACTGCTAGTGTCTGGGGGGGGTGACCAACAACTCAGGGTTTGGAAGAAAACGGAAGGGGGAGAGGCAGGCATGATGCTTCAGGGATGTTTTGGGGTGCAACAAGGCCCCATCCTATCGCTGGCACAGAACCACTCTTATCTGGCCTCAGCTTCAG ATGACTGCTCCATTGGTCTGTGGTCTGTGAAGgatttgacctctgacccctgggTTAACCCATGTGTAAGATCTGTCTTGAGAGGTCATAATGGAGGAGTCACCTGCCTGGCCTTCAGTACAGATGGAAAGGAGTTACTTTCTGGGGGAAAAGACCAG GCTCTGATGGTGTGGAAGGTCAGTTCCTCCCCTCCTGCTCTGGTCCAGTCTCTACCACACTGTCATGGAGACTGGATAACTGGCTGTGCCTGGGGCTCCGACTGTGTG ATGAGCTGTTCCAGTGATTGCAAGATCCGTTTGTGGGACCTAAAGAAGGGTCACCTTGTGAGAGAGATCCTGGGTAGATCCTCCCTCAGTGCAATCTGCTGCCTG GGGGAGTTTGTGATCGCAGGCTGTGCCGAGGGGGACCTGCATGTTTGGAAATGGGATTCGGGCATGGAAATTAGCAGGATTTCAGCTCACAAGTCACGCATTCACCACTGCTCTGTTCTCCCTGACTCGG ATGAGACCCAGAAGACTGAGCAGAAGGACATGGTGGTTGCCACAGCGTCTGATGATGGGACTGTAAAGCTGTGGCAGCCCTTCCAG GTTCAGCATCACAGCACCTTGCAAGGCCACAGTGGAGGGATACATGGAGTAGTGGCAAAGCAGAATGGTGTCCCAGCATTCCTCACTGTCTCTGAAGATCGCTCCCTGAGGACCTGGAGTGTTTCTACGGCAATGG AATGTCCTCCCAACCTGAGGGGCGCTGTCACTGCTGTGTGCATCTCCCAGAGCGGTGATCTGCTGCTGTCTGGCTATGAGTCCGGCAGGGTGGAGATATGGAAGCACACCTCTGTAGTTGGCTCCAAACAGGTGTCTGCTAGTGGTGTTACAGCCATCTGCTTCATGCCCGAAGGACAGTTTGCTGTGGGGTGCCGGGAGAGCTCTGTCTCCGTGTGGAAGCTGGAGTGGAATCCTCAGCACAATGCTGCGAG TCTTCTGAAGGTGTCCACACACTCTGTGCCTTCCATTGTTAGCAGCCTGCACTTCTGCACCATACTGCTGGGAATCTGTGACAATGGAGATATCGTCAATGTCCTTGCTGAGACAGCTAACGAAAG ATGGTGTggtgaatcacgttttcttggGTTGGTTGCCAATGATGAAAAAAGCACTTGGCTGGTGGGTGAGAAGAACGGAAACATTCTGCTTTGTTTTGTG TTTGCCATGGGCCAACAGACTTCCCTGTATTCTTCATGTGTCGACATGGAGCTGGCATTGGAGACTGGGGGGACAGATGGATGGTTAAGTGCTGGGACTGTGAACAGAG ATTTGGTGGTGTGTGGAGACTCCAAAGGGAACATGTGGTTCAACCAGCCACCAAACGTGAATTCCTGGAGTCGCAGGAAACCT GCTCACAGTGACAGGATCAGTGTACTGCGAGTGACTGACGACAAGATCATCTCGGCGTCACACGACAGAACCGTCAAAATGTGGGACAGAGAAACCAAGAAACAG GTggggctgtttgtgtgtggggctCCAGTTCTGGTGCTGGAGTTaaacccacactgctgtactgaACTGGTGTGTGGTGATGCTATGGGCGAGCTCTACTTACTCTCTTGGAGAGAATGA